Proteins co-encoded in one Apis mellifera strain DH4 linkage group LG15, Amel_HAv3.1, whole genome shotgun sequence genomic window:
- the LOC107965630 gene encoding titin-like, whose product MPVRFRALGPCRTDSHEKWLFTRWIIITSWKLQVYKDLSGRTGESHPPCINNTGTASAWIQCTLIAARKIMGRLRQSVITLLCLSMILTCTATRKEDLERAAELAVEKAAERAAERAVEKALESGNTTTESKIVRESYSNERKVAHRELNYDNRSSSMEEERENDTDDWIRYFRRFESNSFKEWPIRRGNEDWRRFPRSDIWQEPVLTVKKKIPVPVPVEKKIPYIVYKHVPYEVKVPIPQPYTVEEKVAYPVKVFVNVPVEVPEPYTVEKKVPYEVKVDRPVPYKVEIPVPQPYTVEKKIPIEVKVPVPQPYTVDKAVPYEVKVPVKVPQPYEVEKKVPVLVKVVVNRPYPVPVPKPYPVEVAKPYPVPVAKPYPVQVKVPVDKPFPVPIERPVPVPVKVPAPEPYTVEKPIKVEVKKHYPVRIEVPVDKPYEVYVPKPVPVSIEKPFPYWVQVPVRVNLDWEGVVKSEKWNDKEDLNTNDNAHEVNDENSDTSRTKSN is encoded by the exons ATGCCCGTACGTTTCCGTGCTCTTGGACCCTGTCGAACTGATTCTCATGAAAAATGGTTGTTTACACGGTGGATAATTATTACAAGTTGGAAATTGCAAGTCTATAAAGATCTATCTGGTCGGACGGGCGAAAGTCATCCACcgtgtataaataatactgGAACAGCATCCGCTTGGATTCAGTGCACTTTGATCGCGGCTAGAAAAATCATGGGACGACTG AGGCAAAGTGTCATCACGTTGTTGTGTCTCTCCATGATTTTGACGTGTACCGCGACTCGAAAAGAGGACCTCGAAAGGGCGGCGGAGCTGGCCGTGGAAAAAGCAGCGGAAAGGGCTGCGGAAAGAGCAGTGGAGAAAGCGTTGGAGAGCGGAAACACAACCACCGAGTCGAAGATCGTTCGAGAATCTTACTCCAATGAGAGAAAAGTTGCTCATCGTGAGCTCAATTACGACAATCGTTCCTCGTCGATGGAAGAAGAACGAGAAAACGATACCGACGATTGGATCAGATATTTCAGAAGATTCGAATCCAACTCTTTCAAAGAATGGCCAATTAGACGCGGAAACGAAGATTGGAGAAGATTTCCAAGGAGCGATATCTGGCAGGAACCAGTGTTAACTGTTAAGAAGAAGATTCCGGTACCAGTGCCCGTAGAGAAAAAGATACCTTATATCGTGTATAAACATGTACCGTACGAAGTCAAGGTACCGATACCGCAACCGTACACGGTTGAGGAAAAAGTAGCGTATCCGGTAAAAGTGTTCGTGAACGTACCCGTCGAGGTGCCAGAACCGTACACCGTGGAGAAGAAAGTACCCTACGAGGTGAAGGTGGATCGGCCGGTACCGTACAAAGTGGAGATTCCTGTCCCACAACCGTACACGGTTGAGAAAAAGATACCGATCGAGGTGAAAGTGCCGGTACCGCAGCCGTACACCGTCGATAAAGCAGTGCCCTACGAGGTCAAAGTACCGGTTAAGGTACCGCAGCCCTACGAGGTGGAAAAAAAGGTGCCTGTACTGGTCAAGGTAGTCGTGAACCGACCTTATCCAGTGCCAGTGCCTAAACCATATCCCGTCGAGGTCGCTAAACCGTATCCAGTTCCCGTGGCTAAACCGTATCCCGTTCAGGTTAAGGTGCCGGTCGATAAGCCTTTCCCTGTACCGATCGAGAGGCCGGTACCGGTGCCGGTGAAGGTGCCCGCACCGGAACCGTATACGGTGGAGAAACCAATCAAAGTGGAGGTAAAGAAACATTATCCCGTCCGGATTGAAGTGCCCGTGGACAAACCGTACGAAGTGTACGTGCCGAAACCGGTACCCGTCTCGATAGAGAAACCGTTCCCTTATTGGGTTCAGGTGCCGGTACGAGTGAATCTCGACTGGGAGGGAGTtgttaaatctgaaaaatggAACGACAAGGAAGATCTTAACACGAACGATAATGCTCACGAAGTTAACGACGAAAATTCGGATACATCTCGAACAAAatcgaattag
- the LOC102655762 gene encoding repetitive proline-rich cell wall protein 2-like, translating into MRYLIHAISVVGLLATAYCEKEGTNGVEARGESNVEKKQEKRGLSHFEGGGDIGGGGDYGGGHEIAISGGDGGGYEAGGYGGGGGGGYGGGYEEGGKVKEITIVKSVKIPYPVEKKVHYPVEKEVPYPVKVPVPQPYPVEKKIPVPVKVLVKVPVHIPQPYPVEKTIPYPVQVPVERPVPYKVYVPQPYPVEKKVPYPVKVPVPQPYPIEKPVPYPVKVVEHVPQPFPVDKPVPYPVNVPIERPYPVHVPKPYPVPVEKPVPVPVEKPVPYPVKVPVERPVGVPVEKPVPVEVKVPVPAPYPVEKPVPVPVEKPVPYAVKVPVERPVAVQVTKPVAVPVAKPVPYPVKVPVPVHVHDHGYGGDSGGLEGGYESSHYGGH; encoded by the exons ATGAGATATTTG ATTCATGCGATATCGGTTGTCGGCCTGTTGGCCACGGCTTATTGCGAGAAAGAGGGAACGAATGGGGTGGAGGCACGCGGCGAGTCCAACGTAGAGAAGAAGCAAGAGAAACGGGGCCTCTCGCATTTCGAGGGTGGCGGTGATATCGGTGGTGGCGGCGATTACGGCGGAGGACACGAGATCGCTATATCCGGGGGAGACGGCGGTGGATACGAAGCTGGGGGTTACGGGGGTGGCGGTGGCGGCGGTTACGGCGGCGGTTACGAGGAAGGTGGCAAAGTAAAGGAGATCACGATCGTCAAGAGCGTGAAAATACCGTACCCGGTAGAGAAGAAGGTGCACTACCCCGTGGAAAAGGAGGTGCCGTACCCGGTCAAGGTCCCCGTTCCGCAGCCGTACCCGGTCGAGAAGAAGATCCCGGTCCCCGTCAAAGTTCTGGTCAAGGTGCCGGTTCACATCCCGCAGCCCTATCCGGTAGAGAAGACGATACCTTACCCCGTCCAGGTGCCCGTGGAAAGGCCAGTACCGTACAAGGTGTACGTGCCGCAACCGTACCCGGTGGAGAAGAAGGTTCCGTACCCGGTCAAGGTACCCGTGCCGCAGCCGTACCCGATCGAGAAGCCCGTGCCGTACCCCGTCAAGGTCGTGGAGCACGTCCCCCAACCGTTCCCCGTCGACAAGCCTGTACCGTACCCGGTCAACGTGCCCATAGAACGGCCGTACCCCGTTCACGTCCCTAAACCGTATCCAGTGCCCGTCGAGAAGCCCGTACCCGTGCCCGTCGAGAAGCCTGTGCCTTATCCCGTCAAGGTGCCCGTCGAAAGACCCGTCGGGGTACCGGTGGAGAAGCCAGTGCCCGTCGAAGTCAAGGTACCCGTACCCGCGCCCTACCCGGTCGAGAAGCCTGTACCGGTGCCCGTGGAGAAGCCTGTGCCGTACGCGGTTAAGGTGCCAGTCGAGCGGCCGGTAGCCGTCCAGGTCACCAAGCCGGTAGCGGTTCCGGTCGCCAAACCCGTGCCGTATCCGGTTAAGGTACCGGTACCCGTTCACGTGCACGATCACGGATACGGAGGAGATTCCGGGGGTCTAGAGGGTGGTTACGAGTCGAGTCATTACGGCGGTCATTAG
- the LOC408536 gene encoding angiotensin-converting enzyme isoform X5, with the protein MQRVIYGNNMTPSWILLFPSLFSLVHGQLDIPSLNENSRGNFGRRLPPTEGELQDILARLDFLGTERCSANVAAQWSYETDVNEYTQIQALEAQRIYADFQNQAWFLISRIDKNNIRDPVIGRRLRYLSVVGPSALPPDQLDRYNRVINDMLAVYNEATICAYNDPFRCGLRLYPDISQIMAKSRNWDELQYVWTEWRRRSGMRIKDLYQQLVTLNNEAAKLNNFTDAAEYWMFPYESPNLQQDIDEVWEMIRPLYEELHAYIRRKLRDLYGPEKIGSHSLLPAHILGNIWAQSWTNIIDITIPYPGKNNLDVTQEMQAQGYTPIEMFRIAEEFYLSLNLSAMPPEFWAGSIIVDPGDRSLICQASAWDFCNRLDYRIKMCTKVTMKDLITVHHEMAHIEYFLRYSGLTREFRDGANPGFHEAVGEAVALSVATPRHLQTLSLGNKYIDEFTTDINYLFTLAMDKLVMLPFSIVMDRWRWDVFRGYVTREDYNCHWHRLMEQYAGIKPPVLRSEDDFDPGAKYHIPANIPYIRNFVAGVLQFQLYRALCQAAGQRSVDDFRRPLHRCDFYRSPEAGRILGIMD; encoded by the exons ATGCAACGCGTGATTTACGGAAACAAT atgACGCCTTCCTGgattcttcttttcccttctttatTTTCCTTGGTTCACGGTCAGCTGGATATACCGTCCTTGAACGAGAATTCCCGCGGTAATTTCGGCAGGCGGCTTCCGCCTACGGAGGGTGAGCTGCAAGACATTTTAGCAAGATTGGACTTCCTTGGTACCGAGAGATGCAGCGCAAATGTGGCTGCGCAATGGTCCTACGAGACGGACGTGAACGAGTACACGCAGATACAGGCG CTCGAGGCTCAGAGAATATACGCAGATTTTCAGAATCAGGCTTGGTTCCTGATTTCgaggatcgataaaaataatatcagagATCCTGTGATCGGAAGACGTCTCAGGTATTTGTCTGTGGTTGGTCCATCGGCTCTTCCACCGGATCAATTGGACAGG taCAATCGCGTGATCAACGATATGCTGGCAGTGTACAACGAGGCTACCATTTGCGCGTACAACGATCCCTTCCGGTGCGGGCTGCGGCTGTATCCAG ATATATCGCAGATCATGGCGAAAAGTCGCAACTGGGACGAGTTGCAATATGTTTGGACGGAATGGAGAAGACGTAGTGGCATGAGGATCAAGGATCTGTATCAACAACTTGTCACATTGAACAATGAGGCGGCTAAACTGAACA ATTTCACCGACGCGGCAGAATATTGGATGTTCCCTTACGAATCTCCAAATCTGCAACAAGATATCGATGAAGTTTGGGAAATGATACGCCCCCTTTACGAAGAATTGCACGCGTATATTCGAAGGAAATTAAGGGACTTGTACGGGCCCGAGAAGATCGGCTCTCATTCTCTTCTCCCAGCTCATATTCTTG gGAATATTTGGGCTCAATCGTGGACTAACATTATCGATATCACGATTCCATATCCGGGAAAAAATAACCTAGATGTGACGCAGGAAATGCAGGCCCAA gGTTACACGCCTATCGAGATGTTCAGAATCGCCGAGGAATTTTACTTATCCTTGAACCTGAGCGCCATGCCACCGGAATTCTGGGCCGGAAGTATAATCGTCGACCCTGGAGATCGATCTTTGATTTGCCAGGCTTCCGCCTGGGACTTTTGCAACCGTCTAGATTACAG GATCAAGATGTGCACCAAAGTCACCATGAAGGATTTAATCACGGTGCATCACGAGATGGCCCATATCGAATACTTCTTACGATACAGCGGATTAACTCGTGAATTCAGGGATGGCGCCAATCCAG GATTCCACGAAGCGGTGGGTGAAGCCGTGGCCCTCAGCGTCGCAACTCCTCGCCATCTTCAGACGCTAAGCTTGGGTAACAAGTACATCGACGAGTTTACAACGGATATCAATTATCTGTTCACTCTTGCCATGGATAAATTGGTCATGTTGCCGTTCAGCATCGTAATGGACAGGTGGCGGTGGGACGTGTTCCGTGGTTACGTCACAAGGGAAGACTACAATTGTCATTGGCACAGGTTGATGGAGCAATACGCCGGTATCAAGCCCCCCGTTTTGAGATCGGAGGACGATTTCGATCCTGGCGCCAAATACCACATTCCTGCGAATATCCCGTACATCCG